One genomic region from Argentina anserina chromosome 2, drPotAnse1.1, whole genome shotgun sequence encodes:
- the LOC126784026 gene encoding uncharacterized protein LOC126784026 — protein sequence MVADHWIESMETYFKMIECSEIEKRKIATFFLKDDALDWWKSMRQTVDVSTFTWDGFTALFREKYFPATVQENLELEFLALAQGDMTIREYDTRFSQLYRYVRPMGVTSLAQKFLRGLKQEYKTIISALCLSTKELMYESAMNLEQVDKTRVGDVGDRDAKGKGKAISSGSGHSGPKGGSWKRPRPYYQIPAKATSPSVRTAPIRPLASVRCFVCNEMGHYAIACLKPKRARCYRFGDPVFRYRCLKSDNAIRT from the exons atggtagcggaccaCTGGATTGAGAGTATGGAAACCTACTTTAAGATGATAGAGTGCTCTGAGATAGAGAAGAggaagatagctacattcttccTGAAAGATGATGcactagattggtggaagagtatGAGGCAGACGGTAGATGTGTCTACCTTCACCTGGGATGGTTTCACGGCTCTCTTCCGAGAGAAGTACTTTCCAGCTACAGTGCAGGAGAATTTAGAGCTTGAGTTCCTTGCGCTAGCACAAGGGGATATGACTATCAGAGAGTATGATACTCGTTTTTCACAGttgtatcggtatgtcaggccaaTGGGTGTGACCTCCTTAGCCCAGAAGTTTCTACGAGGGCTTAAACAAGaatacaagaccatcatatcaGCACTATGTCTGTCTACAAAGGAGTTGATGTATGAGAGTGCCATGAATTTGGAACAGGTAGATAAGACTCGAGTAGGAGATGTGGGAGATAGAGATGCTaagggaaaaggcaaggcaatcaGTTCAGGCAGCGGgcactcagggccgaagggtggatcatggaagaggccaagaccctaCTATCAGATTCCGGCTAAGGCAACATCTCCATCTGTCAGGACTGCACCTATTAGACCATTGGCATCGGTGAGGTGTTTCGTTTGCAACGAGATGGGGCACTACGCCATAGCATGTCTGAAACCAAAGAGAGCACGCTGCTACAG ATTCGGGGATCCAGtatttcgttatcgttgcctcaagtcagataatgcCATAAGAACATGA
- the LOC126782679 gene encoding lysine histidine transporter-like 8: MEEISPAPVTPRPATTDAAPATTAAPASSEPKLSKAASVPREPLVIPPRGGVDQIEIKAKTPKSLTPRSRTPRFMTPIGSPVRRALKLTRLDPEDAWLPITESRNGNAYYAAFHTLCSGIGIQALVIPVAFTILGWTWGIICMTLAFLWQLYTLFLLVQLHESTETGLRYCRYIQLCNVCFGERLSKFIALFPILYLSGGTCVALIVLGGATCKMFFSIVCGPTCTVKSLTPAEWYLVFTCGAVILSQLPNLNSIAGVSLVGAITAVGYCTLIWVVSVDKGRLPNVSYNPLKAHKEFIQFFDVLNALGMIAFGFRGHNLILEIQATMPSSEKHPSRVPMWRGVRFSYTLIALCIFPLAIGGYWAYGQMIPEQGGMFAALFAFHSRDTSRFVLGLASLFVIVNALSSFQIYGMPMFDEMESHYTRRFKQAAPWWLRVIMRAMFTYGCYFIAVAIPFLGSLAGLIGGIALPVTLAYPCFMWLIMKKPKKYTPSWWINWILGVVGICLSVLLIVSGTYVVIDTGIKVSFFKPT, from the exons ATGGAGGAAATTAGTCCCGCTCCGGTTACTCCCCGGCCTGCAACCACTGATGCTGCGCCGGCAACCACCGCGGCTCCTGCGAGCTCGGAGCCGAAGCTGTCCAAGGCGGCGTCCGTTCCCCGGGAACCGCTCGTGATTCCGCCACGGGGTGGTGTTGACCAGATAGAGATAAAGGCCAAAACCCCTAAATCCTTAACTCCGAGATCCCGTACTCCACGTTTCATGACTCCTATAGGGAGCCCTGTACGGAGGGCTCTCAAGCTCACGAGGCTTGACCCCGAAGACGCCTGGCTTCCCATCACCGAGTCTAGAAATGGTAACGCTTACTATGCTGCCTTCCACACTCTTTGCTCCGGCATTGGAATTCAGGCCCTTGTGATCCCTGTTGCCTTCACCATTCTTGGGTG GACATGGGGGATTATATGCATGACGTTAGCGTTCTTATGGCAACTTTACACTCTGTTCTTGCTCGTGCAGCTTCATGAATCTACTGAAACTGGCCTTCGTTATTGCAGATACATTCAACTTTGCAACGTatgttttg GCGAGAGGCTATCGAAGTTTATAGCTCTGTTCCCTATTCTCTACCTCTCCGGCGGAACTTGCGTGGCGTTAATCGTCCTCGGAGGAGCAACATGCAAGATGTTCTTCTCAATCGTCTGCGGTCCAACGTGCACCGTCAAGAGCTTAACACCGGCTGAGTGGTACTTGGTATTTACATGCGGAGCAGTGATTCTATCTCAGCTTCCCAACTTGAACTCCATTGCCGGCGTGTCTCTTGTAGGTGCCATCACTGCTGTTGGTTATTGTACGCTCATTTGGGTTGTGTCTGTCGACAAGGGTAGACTTCCTAATGTCTCCTACAATCCTCTCAAGGCCCACAaagagttcatacaattcttCGATGTTCTAAATGCTCTTGGGATGATTGCTTTTGGCTTCAGAGGCCACAACCTTATCCTTGAGATACAG GCTACAATGCCCTCTAGTGAAAAACACCCATCACGCGTGCCTATGTGGAGGGGTGTTCGGTTTTCATACACACTTATAGCATTGTGCATCTTCCCTCTCGCAATCGGAGGCTACTGGGCATATGGTCAAATG ATACCAGAACAAGGGGGTATGTTTGCAGCCTTGTTTGCCTTCCATTCAAGAGACACTTCCCGATTCGTCCTAGGGTTAGCAAGTTTGTTTGTGATCGTCAATGCACTGAGCTCCTTCCAAATCTACGGAATGCCCATGTTCGATGAGATGGAGTCCCATTACACAAGGAGGTTCAAGCAGGCCGCTCCGTGGTGGCTCAGGGTTATTATGCGAGCTATGTTTACTTACGGCTGCTACTTCATAGCCGTGGCCATCCCCTTCTTGGGAAGCTTGGCCGGACTGATAGGAGGGATCGCATTGCCGGTGACTTTGGCATATCCGTGTTTCATGTGGCTCATAATGAAGAAGCCAAAGAAGTACACTCCGAGCTGGTGGATCAATTGGATACTTGGGGTTGTGGGTATTTGTTTGAGTGTGCTTTTGATTGTGTCTGGTACTTACGTTGTGATTGATACTGGTATTAAGGTGAGCTTCTTCAAACCAACGTGA
- the LOC126784027 gene encoding uncharacterized protein LOC126784027: MDHFIEYLTKGTLPEDKSEAKRLRQKAALFMVQDGHLYRRGQSFPQLKSLTPKQGHQVLTSLHGSVYGNNAEAKNLAFKALQTGYYWPTMEADLKVVVRSCLQCHQYTNYINKPLVSISIIVSLVPFSQWGLNLIEELSTASVEFQYIIFTVDYYTNWIKAKTIAKITMDKVISFL; encoded by the coding sequence ATGGATCATTTCATTGAATATTTAACAAAGGGGACTTTGCCCGAGGACAAATCTGAGGCCAAACGTCTACGACAAAAGGCCGCTCTCTTTATGGTCCAAGACGGCCACCTTTACCGGAGAGGACAGTCATTCCCTCAGCTCAAAAGTCTTACACCAAAACAAGGTCATCAAGTATTAACATCTCTGCATGGCAGCGTCTATGGTAACAATGCTGAAGCAAAGAATTTAGCCTTCAAGGCCCTTCAGACAGGGTACTACTGGCCCACCATGGAGGCGGACTTAAAGGTCGTAGTCAGATCATGCTTGCAATGTCACCAATACACCAACTACATCAACAAACCCTTAGTCTCAATCTCCATCATTGTCTCCCTAGTTCCTTTTTCACAGTGGGGACTAAATCTAATTGAGGAATTGTCAACTGCTTCGGTGGAATTCCAGTATATCATTTTCACAGTAGACTACTACACCAACTGGATTAAGGCCAAGACCATAGCCAAGATTACCATGGACAAGGTGATAAGTTTCTTATGA